The DNA sequence ccagcagcctcccaccactacagcagacccttggtcctcagcaggtcttgggcacagcagccacacaccaaatgccagtgtctccagcagtccattagtcacaaagtcagtcagagcatccagggcagagtccaaagtcaataagccaagtcacagtccaaggtcagattccaaattaagtcagtcaaatcagtcagagtatccaagtcagagtcaataaggcaagtcagtctagtctccaacccacaccccccttcctgcctcaggtgcttgttatacccctgagggccctattgccttcaagtggctgcagctgtgcagcacactctgctggatgcccaggccttacccttaaaggggccactgcttacaccacatctacctcctcaccagatcttccaggattccaatacatatggtggttatgacatctgcttatcttacatggatactaaagaactccccccaccttccagaggcaccctgctggaaggaaaaaaggacacagactccagaggtggggaagagaagaagggggggcagccacaggccagcttctgccctgcctgcctgcctgccctctctcacacaggctgcaaccctctccacactatcctgggagtaagccccactgactacactgggacttctgagcagacaagttggttggagctctcaggttgcagtcctctccacactttcctgagaggaagcctcactgactacttgtgagtagacctgcataagagggggctgaggctgcagccctccacaccttcctgggaggaagccccactgactatagtgggacttacttgtgagtagacctgcacaggagggggctgaggctacagccctccacaccttcctaggagtagcccagggactacatctgggcttactctggaacagacctgctgggcgacagctcccactcacccgtccttgtgcttggccttgagcaggctccaaggctgcaaacccaggcaccctttcctgggagtaagcttcatctgctgtaatggcacttacaactgagtagacacacaggatgtctcctctgctgtggaggaaaagcctctccttgcactgagtggggacctgctcagggaaaggcaggctgcaagggctcgcaatggctgaggaggagggcgtcctgctggagagttggggaagggaaaaacagggagcttaagcctgcagagcgggcaaaattgaaaagggaaaccaatgcggggcaggtgggggtgaagggagaggagggcagtgagctcagggggcggagggaagcagtctgcactcccagcacagatgcctcctgtcacactctttgccactttcacctggaggagctgcagcagatggctgaaagagccgcatgcggctctagagctgcagcttgctgacccctgctctaggcataGCTAAggatgtttgaaaattgtgttacttaccttactcagaagcagggctttttttctaatagaacgcaggggatggagttctggcacctttttgcaggggcccctccccttcggaggcattccaggggggagcaaaacagaggcatttgctgggtgggtgctgggggtgcagggtgggcgcgAGCcaggcccctgcctgaccgcacaacaaccccctcctgccccatccccaaactcttacctgagcccagcccgcctcccctccccccaagctctgcttccctgcgcagcttccaagccggtggagggtgcgggggatgAGGACGGACGgatggccagccagccagggagatgggctgcggcacccacggaacgcccaggtgcTGGCTTGGcgaaggaggagggaaaggaagctggctggtgcagcccccgtgccaatctgcagcaggagcctaggcgtgtctactcagaagtaagtctcattgtgctcaatgggtttgctcctgggaaagggtgcatagccttgctgCCTgatagctcaagcctatgcatgtctactcagaagtaagttccattgtgttcaatggggcttactcccaggaaagtgtcatagccttgcaacctgagtagacaggcagaagaagggctctgaggctgcagtcctctctacactttcctgggaggaagccccactgcctctagtgggactgacttctgagtagacagccataggctttggctctgaggctgcagtcctctccacaccttcctgggaggatgccccattgactctaatgggactgacttctgagtagacaggcacaggattgggccctgaggctgccatcctatccacagtaagccccattcactaaagtggacttctgagtagacatgcataggattgggctcttaggctgcaatcctaggcactttcctgggagtaagctccattgactagaacaagacttacttcagagtagacatacctaggattgggctcttaatcctggcagagatatatatctgcacccgttttcacatgctaagggcaggtgaaaagggattctaagtgtgtacaacatgctgtccagccttgccagagatcctcctcatccttcccccacaagcatgccctccgccagccagcatttgcagctcctctccagcaatgcacagcagctgctcaaggcagcagagaacatacaattgcatgccaagcgtcttcccaaagacacagagtattctgatacctgaattaaaccatatttaatcgcttgtttgcaatcgtagctgtttctatgtgcacctaaggacccctctcgtgtaagaattccttttttgttcttactcccacagttgctcagagtaattttactacatggaactcatgtaagccatttttggaatccattcactgcttcctctcctcgaagtagtgcaacactacatactacacgctacacgcctgtacagtatttttccccatgtgtagaaaaagtagctagggggaaggggatgtggagattgacagcccaatcctatgcatgtctgctcagaagtacgttcatctttaggggggaagcacataaaaaatattttatttctccaataaaaatggtttataaataaataaataaaagattaacaagttgtgagtccctgcaccttttttcttacaaaaaaagcactgctcagaagtaagcctattgtgttcagtaagacttaagatGTAAagctatcttactcaccagaaacaaacatagCTAGGCATAGCTCTTTGGAGGGAGATCTTGCCCAGGACTCCATACAAACATAGTTTAACTACTTGAGAAAAGGATTAGTCAAATTAAAGAAGCTgagaaagataaaagaaaaaatgCTCTTTGTCAAGCCCCCTGTATATTTGAAGAAACCTCCCCACTGACAATACTTTATTATGTAGTATTAGTTTCCGATAAGTAAGAtcgacttaggctgtaaaccttactgaacacaatgagtttCCCtgtgagtaaggtaaataacaccattttcaaacacttctacatattatttactgcttttcaataaaagtaTACAAAAAGTAAACATTTCCTGATTTCTTTATTAATTAGGAGGAAAGGCAAAGAGTAGGGTCATTATGCTGGAAGCTTGAGTGGGATTCACCAGAGGAACTCCAGGAGACAAGCTGAATGGTACAAAGAATTTTTATTAACCAGTGTAACGGAACGGGATAGCCTTTATCAGACTCTTATTATCTGTCCTAATACCCTCTGTTCCTTTGCTCTAGGGCTCTGCAGATGGAATGAGGTCTCGGATGAAGAGCAgcaagaatcaaggagccaaaaACCTTTTAACAGCAAGGCAGCTAGGCAGGCACCTTCAGGTACGTGAGCCTTCAGTGAGCTTTCAGCAAGGAACCATAGACCCTCAACCAACCTCCCAGCAGAATCCGCCTCCTTGTACAGGCTTCAGTTTGCACATGGCCCTCTATAGGTTTCTTGCTGGTCCTCATTCCACtaagttttccctcaggtccaaCAACACTTTAACCGAAACCATGCTTCTAACAGGGTTGTCAACAGACcagaaaaataattcaaaaattAAACGTTTATCAAAACAGTCAGCTGACAGGAGAGATTGAAAGGCTCTGAAGACCCAAGCCTTGCTTAAGATGAATAGTCTATGCATGACAGACAAGACAGTAAGGTTGGGTGAGGAATTCTACTACTAGGGTACAGCCTCCTCTGACATCGCTACCAAATGCAAATCAAATGCTGTTGAGTGGCAAAAGAATGGCCTCTACTGATGATATTGATTTAGAAAAGAAATGACCACTGGCAAACTGACAAGGTTACTAGCCAGACCTCTGTGATTTTGTGATGTAATTGGTAGCAGATAATGGCCAATTGGCTTCATGTAAAAGTGGTGGCAAGGATTGATAGTACAGTACAAAGTTCTGTACTGTATAGTCTGTTTGGGGGGGATTTTCTGTTAGAAAGTCACTGTTGCTTGTTCTGCTGTGCACAGCTGAAGGTGTTGTCTGCGTGACTCTATGGTTGGATGATAAACCTGGGACCCCTTTGAGGCCTACCTCTAGGGAAGGGGTTTGCCATATGCATGTCAATATCAGTAGATGGGTCAGTTCATATGAGATCAGTAGGTCTTTCAAATCacgtagaccagtgtttctcaaactgtgggtcgggatagTTGGGGACCATTTCAGGTGATTcctcattcttttcaatattttttcatttttaatatattagacttgatgctaccagggtatgtgactgcatttggggaaatgttacagatctgtacttttaacaggccactctgtatatgcttttaacaatgataatcaatggggcttactcctgggtatgtgtgggtaggactgcagcctaagattgttaaaaattttcctgcttgatgttgtcacttctggtcatgacaacacttttgtcaggtgggtcctgacagattctcattctaaaaagtgggtcccggtgtgaaaagtttgagaatcactgatggtTAGATTTGGTTAGATTTTTTGACTTGTCCTAGGGATGAAGCTCCTGTGTGTAGATGTGCCTTTACTTGAAAATTCTTTTGCAGAACTCCACTTAAAGTTCATTTTTAGCACTCAGTTTGATATCTTGCTGCTGCCCCTTCTCAGAATTATGGTTTATAGCCCGGGCTGCCCTCAGACCTGTCATTATTGCAAAGTCAATCCAACTATGCTGAGTGGCAGTGTGTTCCCCTGCAAAATGGATTCTGCCTTCTGGCACTCTGAGGGGTATGCTGAAATCTACAAACTGATATGGGGTGAAGGAAGCCCAGCCAGACATAGAGTAAGGATCCAGACTCCATTGCTTTATCACAGAGGTCCTGCATATAGACTGTATCTCTTCTTTGGGCAGTTGGTGGATGGCTGATAGGTCATCCATGGTGATGCTAATGATCTCATCTGGGCTGAGGGACAAAAAGAAACTGGAATCATCGCTGATAACATAGGAAGCCAAGATCACCCCTACACTACTGGAGAAGTTATGGGAAGGATAGTAAATGAATCTGGATGGCAGATCAGTGATGGATTTCCCACCACGAATACCATCAAGTTGCCAGAAGTTCTTGGTGCAAGCAAGGAAGACTTTGGTGGCACTCCTGTAGTGGACGGCTCTCAAGGCACGTGCTTTGATACGTGAGAGGGATGGTTCAAAATAGATACGCCGCGTGGCCTTTGCTGTAGGGGTGACAATGGCATAATCGGCTGTCACTCTGCCCCATGATTTGTCTGGTGTTTGGTAAATGGCAGTGACGGTGTCACCCTTCTGCTCCATCCTGACCACTCTGGCATTGAGATGCACTGAGTCTTGAATGGTTCTGGAAAAGGCTCTTGGCAACAGATCAGAGCCTCCGATGATTTCATCAAAGCTGCAGATAGGAAGCAAATTCAGATAAAAAGTAGAAAATAGTGAGATGGGGCATCTGGAGGGGGGGAATTACTGTAAAAAATGTGCACATCTGTAGTATAAATGgcataaaataagaaaaaaaagacacaaatcaGTGGGGCTGTATGAATGAATAAACATTACCAATTGCTAGGTATATAATACATATATACAGTTATTGCAATacaaaattaacagcacaatcctatcttgcgctggaacaggcaggccaggaggcctgtgctgtatccagcgcaataTAGAGGCCAAACATAGCTcaaccagaggaaaggggaaactcttccccttacccccagtaaGCTAccacgccccaatgggtctcctcgaacttgcgccacctcaggaggtggcataagtcagaggagaatggaCCAGCTGcaagtagcccaccaaatgccgcagggagcacagcagataatgGCTtggagaatggggttgggatctggcataacttccaggtcccagccctgcctcccacttcctgcccaccccgggaccgccctccctctgcccagaactcctccctcccgcctcctccctgccgtgAACCAGACCCCTTCATCAGCTGAGCTTAGCCAATACAACCTACCTGGtacaagccgccacagaggctggatgcagcctccatgctccagcacacctccatgcgctggcaCGGCTTGCTTCCAAGGTGGTGCAGACGTGCTTTACGGCCTAACacagagttaggattgtgccataaaataCATACTAATGTGATCGTACATGTTTTATGGCATCATGCATGTTTTTATATGTAACATATATCTCATATCCCAAGAagcccatatccgaacgcactcaggaaactccttggtgggaggggggtcgggggcttcttgtagtgggggattcgattattagaaacatagagaggggggtttgcgacggatgtgaggaccgcatggtgacttgcctgcctggtgcaaaggttacAGACATCACTTCTCTTCTAGACAGGCtgatagacagtgctggggaagaggtagcggttgtggtgcatgtcggcaccaacgacgtgggcaagtgtagccaggaggtcctggagccaaatttaggcttttaggcaggaagctgaaagccaggacctcaaaggtagcgttctctgaagtgctacctgttccatgcgcagggccagctaggcaggcggagatcaggggtctcaatgcgtggatgagacggtggtgtagggaggaggggtttagattcgttaggcactggggaacgttttgggacaagcggggcctgtacaagagggacgggctccacttgaaccagaatggaaccagactgctggcgcataacattaaaaaggtggcagagcagcttttaaactgatccctgggggaaggccgacaggagccgaggggcatccggttcgggactcctcatccctatgggatgaggatggggaggttagagaacaacaagacaaaggcagagtaggagaagaaattgggaagggtagcgtgatgggatgtgatagacagtttggcacagtgagaggatgcggggacaaaggagcgaataagcagcccatcctggggcattccatgtacaaatgcttttatgcgaatgcccgaagtctacgagcaaaggtgggagaactggaatgtctggtgacaagggaaaatattgacatagtggacataacggaaacctggtggaatgcagagaatcagtgggataccgcaatcccgggctataaactctacaggagggacaggcaggggcatgttggaggtggggtggctgtttatgttaaggaagggatagaatccagcaaagtagagattgaaggtgggtccgactccactgtagaagctctgtgggttaaattgccaggcttgtgcagcgatgtaatactgggggcgtgctatcgtcctccagagcagaaatcggaaggggaacttgaaatgaggaaacagatcagggaggtgacaaggagggacagggttgtaatcatgggggacttcaattatcctcatatagactgcgtcaatttgtgttctggtcacgataaggagactggatttcttgacgtgctaaatgactgtgccttagagcagctagtcacggagcccaccagaggacaggtgactctggatttaatattgtgcggtacacaggacctggttagagatgtaaatgttactgagccattggggaacagtgatcatgctgcgatccgttttgacatgcacgttgggggaagaataccaggcaaatctctaacaaaaacccttgacttccgacaggcggacttccctcaaatgaggaggctggttagaaggaggttgaaagggaaggtaaaaagagtccaatctctccagagtgcatgaaggctgcttaaaacaacagtaatagggGCCCAGCAGAGgagtataccgcaaagaaagaagggttccactaaatccaagagggtgccggcatggctaatgagccaagttagagaggctgtgaagggcaaggaagcttccttccataaatggaagtcttgccctaatgaggagaataaaaaggaacataaactgtggcaaaagaaatgtaagaaggtgatacgggaggccaagcgagactatgaggaacgcatggccagcaacattaaggggaataataaaagcttcttcaaatatgttagaagcaggaaacccgccagagaagcggttggccctctggatggtgagggagggaaaggggagataaaagaagacttagagatggcagagaaattaaatgagttctttgcatctgtcttcacggcagaagacctcgggcagatactgctgcccgaacggcccctcctgaccgaggagttaagtcagatagaggttaaaagagaagatgtttcagacctcattgataaattaaagatcaataagtcaccgggccctgatggcatccacccaagagttattaaggaattgaagaatgaagttgcagatctcttgactaaggtccctcaaaaatggccacggtgccagaagattgaaggatagcaaatgtcacacctatctttaaaaagggaaagaggggggacccgggaaactaaggccggtcagcctaacatccataccgggtaagatggtggaatgcctcatcaaagataggatctcaaaacacatagatgaacagaccttcctgagggagaatcagcatggcttctgtaagggtaagtcttgcctcacgaaccttatagaattctttgaaaaggtcaataggca is a window from the Tiliqua scincoides isolate rTilSci1 chromosome 2, rTilSci1.hap2, whole genome shotgun sequence genome containing:
- the LOC136638999 gene encoding L-amino-acid oxidase-like; amino-acid sequence: MRWVTALKSLETTVLWLAIVFLFCLGAKQDEQQSPLEKCFKDPQYDTYLEIARNGLERTTNPQHVVIVGAGVAGLSAAYALQSAGHTVTVLEASERLGGRVETYRNEEEGWYADLGAMRLPQEHRIVREYVKKFGLRLGKFIQNDGNAWYLIHNIREQVKDVEKDPGLLKYPVKPSEQGKTAEQLYQEALLQVVEEVRRTNCSHVLDKYDSFSTKEYLVKVANLSRGAVEMIGDLLNEEAGYYLSFVESMGGQAIFSNTSGFDEIIGGSDLLPRAFSRTIQDSVHLNARVVRMEQKGDTVTAIYQTPDKSWGRVTADYAIVTPTAKATRRIYFEPSLSRIKARALRAVHYRSATKVFLACTKNFWQLDGIRGGKSITDLPSRFIYYPSHNFSSSVGVILASYVISDDSSFFLSLSPDEIISITMDDLSAIHQLPKEEIQSICRTSVIKQWSLDPYSMSGWASFTPYQFVDFSIPLRVPEGRIHFAGEHTATQHSWIDFAIMTGLRAARAINHNSEKGQQQDIKLSAKNEL